The following are encoded together in the Arcticibacterium luteifluviistationis genome:
- a CDS encoding thiolase family protein → MKEVFILGSSRTVIGSYGGALSKVSAIEFGKKSVESTLKKSGVSPEDIDTIVFGNVISANLGQAPARQVSKAAGLPDAVCATTVNKVCASGMKAISILANEIKAGEVSIGIAGGMESMSNIPHYVPNARFGVGFGDKTLVDGLGKDGLTDVYNNCLMGLCGDKTAEKHEITREEQDDFSEQSYKRCAEAWENGIFNEEAISMEIPTRKGEPKFLTQDEAFSKANFEKMRTLRPAFSKDGTVTAATSSPMSDGASSMILTDAETLKTKGLKAQAKIVAYAEAEQDPMFFTTAPVLAAKKVLAKSGLTIADIDFFEVNEAFAVVPLAFMKVLEVNPEKVNIHGGALAVGHPLGNSGSRIVVTLLNVLKQKKAKYGMAAICNGGGGASAIIVENLDL, encoded by the coding sequence ATGAAAGAAGTATTTATTTTAGGAAGCAGCCGAACCGTCATAGGGAGTTATGGCGGAGCTCTTAGCAAAGTTTCAGCCATAGAATTTGGCAAAAAGAGTGTAGAATCTACTTTAAAAAAATCAGGAGTTTCTCCTGAAGACATTGATACCATAGTTTTTGGAAATGTAATCTCAGCCAATCTTGGTCAAGCACCAGCCAGACAAGTTTCAAAAGCAGCAGGATTGCCTGATGCAGTATGTGCCACCACAGTAAATAAAGTGTGTGCCTCAGGCATGAAAGCCATCAGTATTCTAGCGAATGAAATAAAAGCCGGAGAAGTAAGTATAGGAATAGCAGGTGGTATGGAAAGTATGTCAAACATTCCTCATTATGTACCCAATGCTAGATTTGGTGTAGGCTTCGGAGACAAAACATTAGTAGATGGTCTTGGTAAAGATGGTTTAACAGATGTTTATAACAATTGCCTAATGGGGCTTTGCGGTGACAAAACCGCCGAAAAACACGAAATAACAAGAGAAGAGCAAGATGATTTCTCGGAGCAATCATATAAAAGGTGTGCAGAAGCGTGGGAAAATGGCATTTTTAACGAAGAGGCCATATCTATGGAAATCCCAACTAGAAAGGGAGAACCAAAATTCTTAACACAAGACGAAGCATTCTCTAAAGCCAACTTTGAGAAAATGCGAACCTTAAGACCTGCTTTCTCAAAAGACGGAACAGTTACCGCGGCCACCTCTAGCCCAATGAGTGATGGAGCCAGCAGCATGATTTTAACTGATGCCGAAACTCTTAAAACCAAAGGATTAAAAGCTCAAGCAAAAATAGTAGCCTATGCAGAAGCAGAGCAAGACCCAATGTTTTTCACAACCGCTCCAGTTTTAGCAGCAAAAAAAGTCTTAGCAAAATCAGGTTTGACTATTGCGGATATTGACTTTTTTGAAGTTAACGAAGCCTTTGCTGTAGTTCCTTTGGCATTTATGAAAGTATTAGAAGTGAATCCTGAAAAAGTAAACATCCACGGTGGGGCATTGGCCGTAGGTCATCCTCTAGGAAATTCTGGAAGCAGAATAGTGGTTACGCTTCTGAATGTTTTAAAACAGAAAAAAGCAAAATACGGGATGGCAGCCATTTGTAATGGTGGCGGTGGTGCTTCTGCTATAATTGTAGAAAACCTCGACTTATAA
- a CDS encoding DUF1801 domain-containing protein has product MSLETLWKKGYWIKITGSKVCTKEIRLIFVFSEINLFKSLMIIDAKSPDDYITKVPEERISAMTKLRNVILENIPEGFEECMNYGMIGYVVPHSVFPSGYHCDPKLPLPFINIASQKNFIAVYHSGIYADPNLMAWFVNEYPKYNSRKLDMGKSCIRFKKPDEIPFELIGQLASKMTVNQWIEMYQDKISQPSKRKA; this is encoded by the coding sequence ATGTCTTTAGAAACTCTTTGGAAGAAGGGGTATTGGATTAAGATTACTGGCAGTAAAGTTTGTACAAAAGAAATAAGATTGATTTTCGTGTTTTCGGAAATCAATCTTTTTAAAAGCCTAATGATAATAGACGCTAAAAGCCCCGATGATTATATAACAAAAGTGCCCGAAGAACGCATCTCGGCTATGACCAAGCTTAGAAATGTGATTCTAGAAAACATTCCAGAAGGCTTTGAAGAATGTATGAATTATGGCATGATTGGCTATGTGGTGCCGCATTCTGTTTTTCCTTCTGGTTATCACTGCGACCCCAAATTACCGCTCCCTTTTATAAATATTGCTTCGCAAAAGAATTTTATAGCGGTGTATCATAGCGGCATTTATGCTGACCCAAACTTGATGGCTTGGTTTGTAAATGAGTACCCAAAATACAATTCAAGAAAGCTGGACATGGGTAAGTCGTGCATTCGATTTAAGAAACCAGATGAAATACCTTTTGAATTGATAGGGCAGCTAGCTTCAAAAATGACAGTAAATCAGTGGATTGAAATGTATCAAGATAAGATTAGCCAACCAAGCAAAAGAAAAGCCTGA